One genomic window of Devosia salina includes the following:
- the rplN gene encoding 50S ribosomal protein L14 has protein sequence MIQMQSNLDVADNSGARRVMCIKVLGGSHRKYASVGDIIVVSVKDAIPRGRVKKGQVMKAVVVRTATDIRRPDGTVIRFDKNAAVLLNNQKEPIGTRIFGPVPRELRAKNHMKIISLAPEVL, from the coding sequence ATGATCCAGATGCAGTCCAATCTCGACGTCGCGGACAATTCCGGCGCTCGTCGTGTCATGTGCATCAAGGTGCTGGGCGGTTCGCATCGCAAATACGCCTCGGTCGGCGACATTATCGTCGTTTCGGTCAAGGACGCTATTCCGCGCGGCCGCGTCAAGAAGGGCCAGGTGATGAAGGCTGTGGTGGTTCGCACCGCAACCGACATCCGCCGTCCCGACGGCACCGTCATCCGTTTCGACAAGAACGCCGCCGTTCTTCTGAACAATCAGAAGGAACCGATCGGCACCCGTATCTTCGGACCGGTTCCGCGCGAGCTCCGCGCCAAGAACCACATGAAGATCATCTCGCTTGCCCCAGAGGTGCTGTAA
- the rplE gene encoding 50S ribosomal protein L5 translates to MAETAYIPRLRTEYDTTIKAALREQFAYKNVMELPRLDKIVLNMGVGEAVNDTKKVKSAADELQKISGQKPVITHARKSIAGFKVRENMPLGVKVTLRKTRMYEFLDRLVNIALPRVRDFRGLNPNAFDGRGNYAMGLKEHIVFPEINYDQIDQVWGMDIVICTTAKSDDEARALLKAFNFPFRQ, encoded by the coding sequence ATGGCTGAGACCGCTTACATTCCGCGTCTCCGGACCGAGTATGACACCACGATCAAAGCCGCGCTGCGCGAGCAGTTCGCCTACAAGAACGTCATGGAGCTGCCGCGCCTTGACAAGATCGTGCTGAACATGGGCGTCGGCGAAGCCGTCAACGACACCAAGAAGGTGAAGTCGGCTGCTGACGAGCTGCAGAAGATCTCCGGCCAGAAGCCGGTCATCACCCATGCCCGCAAGTCGATCGCTGGCTTCAAGGTCCGCGAGAACATGCCGCTGGGCGTGAAGGTCACGCTGCGCAAGACCCGCATGTACGAGTTCCTGGATCGCCTGGTGAACATCGCACTGCCGCGCGTCCGCGACTTCCGTGGCCTCAACCCGAACGCGTTCGACGGCCGTGGCAACTACGCCATGGGCCTGAAGGAACACATCGTTTTCCCCGAGATCAACTATGATCAGATCGATCAGGTCTGGGGCATGGACATCGTGATCTGCACGACGGCCAAGAGCGACGATGAAGCCCGCGCGCTTCTCAAGGCTTTCAACTTCCCGTTCCGCCAGTAA
- the rplD gene encoding 50S ribosomal protein L4 — MELKVTTLDGKAAGSVDLKDDVFGLEVRPDILHRMVRYQQLKAMAGTHDVKNRSEGARTGKKFVKQKGSGGARHGDRKAPQFRGGGRAFGPTPRSHAIDLPKKVRALALKHALSSKAKAGSLVVVDSVAQKEAKTAALRTTFGKLEWANALIIDGANIDQNFALAARNIPNIDVLPIQGINVVSILKRDKLVLTKAALEALEARFA, encoded by the coding sequence ATGGAACTCAAGGTAACCACACTCGACGGCAAGGCCGCCGGTTCGGTCGATCTCAAGGACGACGTGTTCGGTCTCGAGGTTCGCCCCGACATCCTGCACCGCATGGTTCGCTACCAGCAGCTCAAGGCCATGGCCGGCACGCATGACGTGAAGAACCGGTCGGAAGGCGCGCGCACGGGCAAGAAGTTCGTGAAGCAGAAGGGCTCGGGCGGCGCTCGCCATGGCGATCGCAAGGCTCCGCAGTTCCGTGGCGGTGGCCGTGCATTCGGTCCGACCCCGCGCAGCCACGCGATCGATCTTCCCAAGAAGGTCCGTGCCCTGGCGCTCAAGCATGCCCTCTCGTCCAAGGCAAAGGCCGGTTCGCTGGTCGTCGTGGACAGCGTGGCGCAGAAGGAAGCCAAGACGGCCGCCCTGCGCACCACGTTCGGCAAGCTGGAATGGGCCAACGCCCTGATCATCGATGGTGCGAACATCGACCAGAACTTCGCTCTGGCCGCCCGCAACATCCCGAATATCGACGTGCTGCCGATCCAGGGGATCAACGTTGTTTCGATCCTGAAGCGCGACAAGCTCGTCCTGACCAAGGCAGCGCTGGAAGCGCTCGAAGCGAGGTTCGCATGA
- the fusA gene encoding elongation factor G — MAREYPINLYRNFGIMAHIDAGKTTTTERILYYTGKSHKIGEVHDGAATMDWMEQEQERGITITSAATTTFWKSREGVMHRFNIIDTPGHVDFTIEVERSLRVLDGAVALLDANAGVEPQTETVWRQADKYHVPRLIFVNKMDKIGADFYRCVEMIGTRLGAKGVPVQLPIGAENEFKGVVDLIEMNALVWRNEELGAQWDVVEIPADLKDKAEKYREAMIEAAVEMDDAAMEAYLEGEMPNNDTIRRLLRKGVCDTKFFLIFAGSAFKNKGVQPLLDGVIDFLPSPIDVPAIQGIDARTEEHIERHADDNEPLSMLAFKIANDPHMGSLTFCRIYSGHLEAGAQLENTVKGKRERVGRMFQMHANSREQITEAFAGDIVAIVGLKDTTTGDTLCPSNSQVILERMIFPDPVIDISVEPKSKADQEKMGLALNRLAAEDPSFRVKTDEESGQTIISGMGELHLDIIVDRMRREFKVEANIGQPQVAYRETITKKTDKDYTHKKQSGGSGQFARIKFTVEPGEVGKGLEFVNAIVGGAVPKEYIPGVQKGLESVMGAGPLIGFPVVDVKVTLTDGAYHDVDSSVLAFEIAARAGFREALREAGPKILEPIMKVEVTTPDEYMGDVIGDLNSRRGQIQGTESRGVVQVVNAFVPLANMFGYVNSLRSMSQGRAQYSMVFDHYEQVPQAVADEVQAKYA; from the coding sequence ATGGCACGCGAATACCCGATTAATCTCTATCGTAACTTCGGCATCATGGCGCACATCGATGCTGGCAAGACGACCACGACCGAACGCATCCTCTACTACACCGGCAAGTCCCACAAGATCGGCGAAGTCCATGACGGCGCCGCGACCATGGACTGGATGGAGCAGGAGCAGGAACGCGGCATCACCATCACTTCGGCTGCGACCACCACGTTCTGGAAGTCGCGCGAAGGCGTGATGCACCGCTTCAACATCATCGACACCCCCGGCCACGTGGACTTCACCATCGAAGTCGAACGTTCGCTGCGCGTACTCGACGGCGCGGTTGCCCTGCTGGACGCCAATGCCGGCGTCGAGCCCCAGACCGAAACCGTCTGGCGCCAGGCTGACAAGTACCACGTGCCGCGCCTGATCTTCGTCAACAAGATGGACAAGATCGGTGCCGACTTCTACCGCTGCGTGGAAATGATCGGGACCCGCCTGGGCGCCAAGGGCGTTCCGGTGCAGCTGCCGATCGGTGCCGAGAACGAGTTCAAGGGCGTCGTCGATCTGATCGAGATGAACGCCCTGGTGTGGCGCAACGAAGAACTCGGCGCCCAGTGGGACGTCGTGGAAATCCCGGCCGACCTCAAGGACAAGGCCGAGAAGTACCGTGAAGCCATGATCGAGGCTGCCGTCGAGATGGACGACGCCGCGATGGAAGCCTATCTCGAAGGCGAGATGCCGAACAACGACACCATCCGTCGTCTGCTTCGCAAGGGCGTCTGCGACACCAAGTTCTTCCTGATCTTTGCCGGCTCGGCGTTCAAGAACAAGGGCGTGCAGCCCCTGCTGGACGGCGTGATCGACTTCCTGCCGTCGCCGATCGACGTGCCCGCCATCCAGGGCATCGACGCCCGGACCGAAGAGCATATCGAGCGTCATGCCGACGACAACGAGCCGCTTTCGATGCTGGCCTTCAAGATCGCCAACGACCCGCATATGGGTTCGCTGACCTTCTGCCGCATCTATTCGGGTCACCTCGAAGCCGGTGCGCAGCTGGAAAACACCGTGAAGGGCAAGCGCGAACGCGTTGGCCGCATGTTCCAGATGCACGCAAACAGCCGCGAGCAGATCACGGAAGCCTTTGCCGGCGACATCGTGGCCATCGTGGGCCTGAAGGACACCACCACCGGTGACACCCTCTGCCCGTCGAACTCGCAGGTCATTCTCGAACGCATGATCTTCCCGGATCCGGTTATCGACATCTCGGTCGAGCCGAAGTCCAAGGCCGACCAGGAAAAGATGGGCCTCGCGCTCAACCGCCTGGCTGCCGAAGATCCGTCCTTCCGCGTCAAGACCGACGAGGAATCGGGCCAGACCATCATCTCGGGCATGGGCGAACTGCACCTCGACATCATCGTTGACCGCATGCGCCGGGAGTTCAAGGTGGAGGCCAATATCGGTCAGCCGCAGGTGGCTTACCGTGAGACCATCACCAAGAAGACCGACAAGGACTACACCCACAAGAAGCAGTCCGGCGGTTCGGGCCAGTTCGCCCGCATCAAGTTCACCGTCGAACCGGGCGAAGTGGGCAAGGGTCTCGAGTTCGTCAACGCGATCGTTGGCGGTGCGGTGCCGAAGGAATACATCCCCGGCGTCCAGAAGGGTCTGGAATCGGTCATGGGCGCAGGCCCGCTGATCGGGTTCCCCGTGGTCGACGTGAAGGTCACCCTTACCGACGGCGCCTACCACGACGTGGACTCTTCGGTGCTGGCGTTCGAAATCGCAGCGCGTGCGGGTTTCCGCGAAGCCCTGCGTGAAGCCGGTCCGAAAATTCTCGAACCGATCATGAAGGTTGAAGTTACGACGCCAGATGAGTACATGGGCGACGTCATCGGTGATTTGAATTCCCGTCGTGGGCAGATCCAGGGCACTGAAAGCCGTGGTGTGGTCCAGGTCGTGAATGCATTTGTGCCGCTTGCCAACATGTTCGGCTATGTGAACTCGCTCCGGTCGATGAGCCAGGGTCGGGCCCAATACTCGATGGTGTTCGATCACTACGAGCAGGTCCCGCAGGCAGTCGCCGACGAAGTCCAGGCCAAATACGCCTAA
- the rpmC gene encoding 50S ribosomal protein L29, which yields MKASDVRAKTADELKDQLVDLKKEQFNLRFQRATQQLEKPARVKEVRRDIARIKTILGQKNAAK from the coding sequence ATGAAAGCCAGTGATGTGCGGGCCAAGACCGCAGACGAACTGAAAGATCAGCTCGTCGACCTGAAGAAAGAACAGTTCAACCTGCGTTTCCAGCGCGCTACCCAGCAGTTGGAAAAGCCGGCCCGGGTGAAGGAAGTCCGTCGCGATATCGCGCGGATCAAGACCATCCTCGGCCAAAAGAACGCAGCTAAGTAA
- the rpsG gene encoding 30S ribosomal protein S7, producing MSRRHRAEKREVIPDPKFGDLVVTKFMNSLMKDGKKSAAESIVYGAFDIVEAKTKQDPITVFHGALDNIRPAVEVRSRRVGGATYQVPVEVRADRQQALAIRWLIDSARKRGENTMRERLSGELMDAMNGRGQAVKKREDTHRMADANRAFSHYRW from the coding sequence ATGTCCCGTCGTCACCGCGCCGAAAAGCGTGAAGTCATCCCTGATCCCAAGTTCGGCGATCTGGTCGTCACCAAGTTCATGAATTCGCTCATGAAGGACGGCAAGAAGTCGGCTGCCGAGTCCATCGTCTATGGCGCTTTCGACATTGTCGAAGCCAAGACCAAGCAGGACCCGATCACCGTTTTCCACGGCGCCCTGGACAATATCCGTCCGGCCGTTGAAGTCCGTTCGCGCCGCGTCGGTGGTGCAACCTACCAGGTTCCGGTCGAGGTCCGTGCGGACCGTCAGCAGGCCCTGGCCATCCGTTGGCTCATCGACAGCGCCCGCAAGCGCGGCGAGAACACCATGCGCGAGCGCCTTTCGGGCGAGCTCATGGATGCCATGAATGGTCGCGGCCAGGCCGTCAAGAAACGCGAAGACACGCACCGTATGGCTGATGCCAACCGTGCCTTCTCGCACTACCGCTGGTAG
- the rplC gene encoding 50S ribosomal protein L3, which produces MRSGLIAQKLGMTRIFTEDGNHVPVTVLGLQNCQVVGQRTVEKDGYVALQLGAGQAKPKNVSKAERGQYAVAKVEPKRHVAEFRVDADNLIEVGATLKADHFAEGQLVDVTGTSIGKGFAGGMKRWNFGGLRASHGVSVSHRSIGSTGGRQDPGKTFKNKKMPGHMGDRRITTQNVKVVKTDVERGLIMIQGSVPGSKGAWIMIKDAVKKPAPANAAFPGSFEAAAAGEAK; this is translated from the coding sequence ATGCGTTCTGGATTGATCGCACAGAAGCTGGGGATGACCCGCATCTTCACCGAGGACGGCAACCACGTCCCCGTGACGGTGCTGGGTCTGCAGAACTGCCAGGTGGTGGGCCAGCGGACCGTCGAAAAGGACGGCTATGTCGCCCTGCAGCTGGGTGCCGGCCAGGCCAAGCCCAAGAATGTCTCCAAGGCTGAGCGCGGCCAGTATGCCGTTGCCAAGGTCGAGCCGAAGCGCCACGTGGCCGAGTTCCGCGTGGATGCCGACAACCTCATCGAGGTTGGCGCTACGCTCAAGGCCGACCATTTCGCCGAGGGTCAGCTGGTCGACGTGACCGGAACCTCCATCGGTAAGGGTTTTGCCGGCGGCATGAAGCGCTGGAACTTCGGTGGCCTGCGTGCCTCGCACGGTGTGTCCGTGTCGCACCGCTCGATCGGTTCGACCGGTGGCCGTCAGGACCCGGGCAAGACCTTCAAGAACAAGAAGATGCCGGGCCACATGGGCGATCGTCGCATCACCACGCAGAACGTCAAGGTCGTCAAGACCGACGTGGAGCGTGGCCTGATCATGATCCAGGGTTCGGTTCCGGGCTCCAAGGGTGCCTGGATCATGATCAAGGACGCCGTCAAGAAGCCGGCTCCCGCGAACGCAGCCTTCCCGGGCTCGTTCGAGGCCGCAGCTGCGGGAGAAGCGAAGTAA
- the rpsJ gene encoding 30S ribosomal protein S10 produces MNGQNIRIRLKAFDHRVLDTSTREIVNTAKRTGAQVRGPIPLPTRIDKFTVNRSPHIDKKAREQFEIRTHKRLLDIVDPTPQTVDALMKLDLAAGVDVEIKL; encoded by the coding sequence ATGAACGGTCAGAATATTCGCATCCGCCTCAAGGCGTTTGACCACCGCGTGCTCGACACCTCGACCCGCGAGATCGTCAATACCGCCAAGCGTACGGGTGCACAGGTTCGCGGGCCGATCCCGCTGCCGACCCGCATCGACAAGTTCACCGTCAACCGCTCGCCCCATATCGACAAGAAGGCACGCGAGCAGTTCGAGATCCGGACCCACAAGCGCCTGCTGGACATTGTGGACCCGACTCCCCAGACGGTCGATGCACTGATGAAGCTCGATCTCGCCGCCGGCGTCGACGTCGAAATCAAGCTCTAA
- the rpsC gene encoding 30S ribosomal protein S3 — MGQKINPIGFRLGINRTWDSRWFANKGEYGSLLQEDLKIRTMLMEDLKAAAVSKIVIERPHRKCRVSIHTARPGIVIGKKGADIDKIRAKVKKFTDSEVHINIVEVRKPETDATLVAQGIAQQLERRVAFRRAMKRAVQTAIRMGAGGIRVNVGGRLGGADIARTEWYREGRVPLHTLRADIDYGTAEAATTYGIIGIKVWIFKGEVLEHDPSAHERRATEGGEGGQRSEREPRRERGDRDRERA, encoded by the coding sequence ATGGGCCAGAAAATCAATCCGATCGGCTTCCGCCTCGGCATCAACCGGACCTGGGACAGCCGCTGGTTCGCCAACAAGGGCGAATATGGTTCGCTGCTGCAGGAAGACCTGAAGATCCGCACCATGCTGATGGAAGATCTGAAGGCCGCCGCGGTCTCCAAGATCGTCATCGAGCGTCCGCACCGCAAGTGCCGCGTGTCGATCCACACTGCCCGTCCGGGCATCGTGATCGGCAAGAAGGGCGCTGACATCGACAAGATCCGCGCCAAGGTGAAGAAGTTCACCGACAGCGAAGTGCACATCAACATCGTTGAAGTGCGCAAGCCCGAGACCGATGCGACGCTGGTTGCCCAGGGCATTGCCCAGCAGCTGGAACGCCGCGTGGCCTTCCGTCGCGCCATGAAGCGCGCCGTGCAGACCGCAATCCGCATGGGCGCCGGTGGTATCCGCGTCAATGTCGGTGGTCGTCTCGGTGGTGCCGACATCGCCCGTACCGAATGGTACCGCGAAGGCCGCGTGCCGCTGCACACCCTGCGTGCCGATATCGACTACGGTACCGCTGAAGCCGCGACCACTTACGGCATCATCGGCATCAAGGTCTGGATCTTCAAGGGCGAAGTCCTCGAGCATGATCCGTCGGCTCATGAGCGTCGCGCCACCGAAGGTGGTGAAGGTGGCCAGCGTTCCGAGCGCGAACCGCGCCGTGAGCGTGGCGACCGCGATCGCGAACGCGCATAA
- the rpsQ gene encoding 30S ribosomal protein S17: MPKRVLQGTVVSDANDKTIVVRVERRFTHPLLKKTVRRSKKYHAHDENNVAKVGQTVWIEETAPISKNKRWTLVQSA; the protein is encoded by the coding sequence ATGCCAAAGCGCGTTTTGCAGGGGACTGTCGTCTCCGACGCCAATGACAAGACCATCGTGGTTCGTGTCGAGCGCCGTTTCACTCACCCGCTTCTGAAGAAGACCGTGCGTCGTTCCAAGAAGTACCACGCCCACGACGAGAACAACGTGGCCAAGGTCGGTCAGACCGTGTGGATCGAGGAAACCGCGCCGATCTCCAAGAACAAGCGCTGGACGCTTGTTCAGTCCGCGTAA
- a CDS encoding 50S ribosomal protein L23: MNKLAAYDIVRNPVVTEKSTMASEANKVVFDVAIDANKTEIKAAVEQLFSVKVKAVNTLVRKGKVKRFRGKVGVRNDVKKAIVTLVDGQSIDISTGL; encoded by the coding sequence ATGAACAAGCTTGCCGCTTACGACATCGTCCGTAACCCCGTCGTGACTGAAAAGTCGACGATGGCTTCGGAAGCAAACAAGGTCGTTTTCGACGTGGCGATCGATGCCAACAAGACCGAGATCAAGGCCGCCGTCGAGCAGCTGTTCTCGGTCAAGGTCAAGGCAGTGAACACCCTGGTCCGCAAGGGCAAGGTGAAGCGCTTCCGTGGCAAGGTTGGTGTCCGCAATGACGTCAAGAAGGCCATCGTGACCCTGGTCGACGGCCAGTCGATCGATATTTCGACCGGCCTCTAA
- the rplB gene encoding 50S ribosomal protein L2: MALKTYNPTSEGRRTLITTDRSDLWKGAPVKALTEGLTKKGGRNNTGRITAFHRGGGHKRSYRMIDFKRVKFDVLGTVERLEYDPNRTAWIALIKYEDGELAYIVAPQRLAAGDKVISSLNGADVKPGNTMPLERMPVGTIVHNIELKPRKGGQVARSAGAYAQYVGRDQGWAILRLNSGEQRRVHGSCLATVGAVSNQDHANTSLGKAGRNRWLGRKPVNRGVTMNPVDHPHGGGEGRTSGGRHPVSPWGKPTKGKRTRSNKATDKFIVRSRHVKKGR; the protein is encoded by the coding sequence ATGGCTCTAAAGACTTACAACCCCACCTCCGAAGGCCGTCGTACCCTGATCACGACCGACCGTTCGGACCTGTGGAAGGGCGCCCCGGTCAAGGCTTTGACCGAAGGCCTCACCAAGAAGGGTGGCCGCAACAATACCGGCCGCATCACCGCGTTCCATCGTGGTGGCGGTCACAAGCGCAGCTACCGCATGATCGACTTCAAGCGCGTGAAGTTCGACGTGCTCGGGACGGTCGAACGTCTCGAATACGATCCGAACCGCACCGCCTGGATCGCGCTGATCAAGTACGAAGACGGCGAGCTGGCCTATATCGTGGCTCCGCAGCGTCTTGCCGCCGGCGACAAGGTCATCTCGTCGCTGAACGGCGCCGACGTGAAGCCGGGCAATACGATGCCGCTCGAACGCATGCCGGTCGGCACGATCGTGCACAATATCGAGCTCAAGCCCCGCAAGGGCGGCCAGGTGGCCCGTTCGGCCGGTGCCTATGCCCAGTATGTGGGCCGCGACCAGGGTTGGGCCATTCTGCGCCTCAACTCGGGTGAGCAGCGCCGCGTACATGGTTCGTGCCTGGCCACCGTCGGTGCGGTCAGCAACCAGGACCACGCCAACACCTCGCTGGGCAAGGCCGGTCGCAATCGCTGGCTGGGCCGCAAGCCGGTCAACCGCGGCGTGACCATGAACCCGGTCGACCACCCGCATGGTGGTGGTGAAGGCCGTACCTCCGGTGGCCGTCACCCGGTTTCCCCGTGGGGCAAGCCGACCAAGGGCAAGCGTACGCGCAGCAACAAGGCTACGGACAAGTTCATCGTTCGCAGCCGTCACGTGAAGAAGGGCAGGTAA
- the rpsS gene encoding 30S ribosomal protein S19, translated as MTRSIWKGPFVDGYLLKKAEKAQSSGRNDVVKIWSRRSTILPQFVGITFGVHNGQKHVPVSVTEDMIGHKFGEFAPTRTYYGHAADKKAKRK; from the coding sequence ATGACCCGTTCGATTTGGAAGGGGCCGTTCGTCGACGGCTATCTGCTCAAGAAGGCCGAGAAGGCCCAGTCCTCTGGCCGCAACGATGTGGTCAAGATCTGGTCCCGCCGCTCGACCATTCTTCCGCAGTTCGTTGGCATCACCTTTGGTGTCCACAACGGTCAGAAGCATGTTCCGGTGTCCGTCACCGAAGACATGATCGGCCACAAGTTCGGTGAGTTTGCGCCGACCCGTACCTATTACGGTCACGCGGCCGACAAGAAGGCCAAGAGGAAGTAA
- the rplV gene encoding 50S ribosomal protein L22, with translation MSKPKTERALKDNEAKAVLRMLRISPQKLNLVAQLIRGKKVERALADLEFSHKRISGQVKKVLESAIANAENNHGLDTDALVVAEAYVGNSLVMKRFHARGRGRSARVEKPFSHLTIVVRQVEEAA, from the coding sequence ATGAGCAAGCCAAAGACTGAGCGCGCTCTCAAGGATAACGAGGCCAAGGCTGTGCTGCGCATGCTGCGCATCAGCCCTCAGAAGCTGAACCTCGTCGCGCAGTTGATCCGTGGCAAGAAGGTCGAGCGGGCCCTAGCCGATCTCGAGTTCAGCCACAAGCGCATCTCGGGCCAGGTGAAGAAGGTGCTGGAAAGCGCCATCGCCAATGCCGAAAACAACCACGGCCTGGACACCGACGCCCTCGTCGTTGCCGAAGCCTATGTGGGCAACTCGCTGGTGATGAAGCGCTTCCATGCGCGTGGCCGTGGTCGGTCCGCTCGCGTCGAGAAGCCGTTCTCGCACCTGACGATCGTTGTCCGGCAAGTTGAGGAGGCCGCATAA
- the rplP gene encoding 50S ribosomal protein L16 produces the protein MLQPKRTKFRKAHKGRIHGLAKGGTDLAFGQYALKATEPERVTARQIEAARRAITREMKRQGRVWIRIFPDLPVSKKPTEVRMGKGKGSVEYWAARVKPGRIVFEIDGVPEDVAKEALRLGAMKLPITTRIVTRIAD, from the coding sequence ATGCTGCAACCAAAGAGAACTAAGTTCCGCAAGGCCCACAAGGGCCGCATCCATGGCCTGGCCAAGGGTGGTACCGATCTGGCTTTCGGCCAGTATGCTCTCAAGGCCACCGAGCCCGAGCGCGTTACCGCCCGCCAGATCGAGGCTGCCCGCCGTGCGATCACTCGTGAAATGAAGCGCCAGGGCCGCGTCTGGATCCGGATTTTCCCGGATCTGCCGGTTTCCAAGAAGCCTACCGAAGTCCGAATGGGTAAGGGTAAGGGCTCGGTGGAATACTGGGCCGCGCGCGTAAAACCGGGTCGTATCGTTTTTGAGATTGACGGCGTACCCGAAGACGTTGCAAAGGAGGCCCTTCGCCTCGGAGCAATGAAGTTGCCGATCACCACGCGTATCGTCACGCGTATTGCCGACTAA
- the rplX gene encoding 50S ribosomal protein L24, whose amino-acid sequence MASKIKKGDKVVVLAGKDKGKTGQVLSVIPSETKALVQGINLVKRHQKQTASTDAGIFTKEAPIHLSNLAVADKDGKPTRVGFQIKDGVKTRVAKTTGDQIDG is encoded by the coding sequence ATGGCCTCCAAGATTAAGAAGGGCGACAAGGTCGTCGTCCTGGCCGGCAAGGACAAGGGCAAGACCGGTCAGGTCCTGTCTGTCATCCCGTCCGAAACCAAGGCACTTGTCCAGGGTATCAACCTTGTGAAGCGCCACCAGAAGCAGACCGCTTCGACCGATGCCGGCATCTTCACCAAGGAAGCGCCGATCCACCTGTCGAACCTGGCTGTCGCCGACAAGGATGGCAAGCCCACCCGCGTCGGTTTCCAGATCAAGGACGGCGTGAAGACCCGCGTCGCCAAGACCACCGGAGATCAGATCGATGGCTGA
- the tuf gene encoding elongation factor Tu, with product MAKEKFSRTKPHCNIGTIGHVDHGKTSLTAAITKVLAETGGATFKAYDQIDAAPEEKARGITINTAHVEYETQNRHYAHVDCPGHADYVKNMITGAAQMDGAILVVSAADGPMPQTREHILLARQVGVPALVVFLNKCDMVDDPELLELVELEVRELLSSYEFPGDDIPIIKGSALVALENGDPKLGHDAVLELMQAVDSYIPQPERPVDQPFLMPIEDVFSISGRGTVVTGRVERGIIKVGEEVEIVGIKATQKTTVTGVEMFRKLLDSGEAGDNIGALIRGIDRTQVERGQVLCKPGSVTPHTDFVAEAYILTKEEGGRHTPFFGNYRPQFYFRTTDVTGIVTLPEGTEMVMPGDNINMNVQLIVPIAMEEKLRFAIREGGRTVGAGVVAKILK from the coding sequence ATGGCGAAGGAAAAGTTTTCCCGCACCAAGCCGCACTGCAACATCGGCACCATCGGTCACGTTGACCATGGCAAGACCTCGCTGACCGCAGCGATCACCAAGGTTCTGGCCGAGACCGGCGGCGCCACCTTCAAGGCGTATGACCAGATCGACGCCGCTCCGGAAGAGAAGGCCCGCGGTATCACCATCAACACCGCTCACGTCGAGTACGAGACCCAGAACCGTCACTACGCTCACGTCGACTGCCCCGGCCACGCCGACTATGTGAAGAACATGATCACCGGTGCTGCCCAGATGGACGGCGCGATCCTGGTCGTGTCGGCTGCCGACGGCCCGATGCCCCAGACCCGTGAGCACATCCTGCTCGCCCGTCAGGTTGGCGTGCCGGCCCTGGTCGTGTTCCTGAACAAGTGCGACATGGTCGACGATCCGGAACTGCTCGAACTCGTCGAACTCGAAGTTCGCGAACTGCTGAGCTCGTACGAATTCCCCGGCGACGATATCCCGATCATCAAGGGCTCGGCCCTGGTTGCTCTGGAAAACGGCGACCCGAAGCTCGGCCACGACGCCGTCCTCGAGCTGATGCAGGCTGTCGACTCGTACATCCCGCAGCCGGAACGTCCGGTTGACCAGCCCTTCCTGATGCCGATCGAAGACGTGTTCTCGATCTCGGGTCGTGGTACCGTGGTGACCGGTCGCGTCGAACGCGGCATCATCAAGGTCGGTGAAGAAGTCGAAATCGTCGGCATCAAGGCGACCCAGAAGACCACCGTTACCGGTGTTGAAATGTTCCGCAAGCTGCTCGACTCGGGTGAAGCTGGCGACAACATCGGCGCCCTGATCCGTGGTATCGACCGAACCCAGGTGGAACGCGGCCAGGTGCTCTGCAAGCCCGGTTCCGTGACCCCGCACACCGACTTCGTTGCTGAGGCCTATATCCTCACCAAGGAAGAAGGCGGCCGTCACACTCCGTTCTTCGGCAACTACCGTCCGCAGTTCTACTTCCGCACCACCGACGTGACCGGCATCGTGACCCTGCCGGAAGGCACCGAGATGGTTATGCCGGGCGACAACATCAACATGAACGTTCAGCTCATCGTTCCGATCGCCATGGAAGAGAAGCTCCGCTTCGCTATCCGTGAAGGTGGCCGCACTGTCGGCGCCGGCGTCGTCGCGAAGATCCTGAAGTAA